Sequence from the Candidatus Thorarchaeota archaeon genome:
AGTTGGAGATCGTTATCGGGTATGGCCGATGCTGGAGTATTCGTGGGGCATAGATGACCATGAGCTTGGTATCTCTCATATTATCCGTGGGAAAGACTTGGTAAAAGAAGGGAAAATCGAACAGCACATCTGGCGGATTTATGGGTGGGCTGAACCCGAATTGATCTACTACGGCCGCCTAAAATTCAAAGATGCCACATTGAGCAAAAGTAGAGCCAGACGAAAAATACTGAGCGGTGAGTATACTGGTTGGAAGGATCCCCGGACTTGGAGCCTTCAATCCTTGGAACATCGCGGTATTCATCCTGACGCCCTTCGGAAAGCAACCTTGGATCTTGGGCTAAGCCTGAACGACATCACATTTTCTATGAAAGCTGTCTATTCCGAAAACCGAAAGATTCGTGATTCTGATGCACCACGAGCATTCTTTGTGGAATCGCCGGTCTGGATTTCAGTTACTGATTTGCCAGATGGAATGGGTGTTGCTGAGGCTCCAATTCATCCAGATTATCCTGAACGTGGCACCCGTGAGATTCCATTGGCACGGGAAAATGAACATCTAGACATTGGCATCCCTACGCGTGACTTCAAGAGGATTCCAAACGGTGAGCTTTTCAGACTGAAGGATTTGGCTAATTGCAGAATGAATAAGGGCACGAATCCTTCGGCAAGGTTTGAGAGTTTTGATGTCAAGGAAATTCTTGATAAAGAAGGCCAGATTATTCATTGGGTGCCAAAAGGAAACAGTATTCCCGTTGAACTGACTATGGTTGATGGAAGCATCGTTGAAGGTGTGGGAGAACCAAGCATAGCAGATTTGGACATAGGAACATTTCTACAATTCGAACGGGTCGGTTTTGCGAAGATATACGAGAAGAATGATGCCATAAAACTGGCTTTTGCGCACAAGTAGCCAAGACTACTCTCCAGTTCCCCACGCGCCTCCACCCGGTGTTTCAAGCCGTATTATTGCCCCCTTTGGCGCAATGATTGTTGATTTCGCCTGCAATTGATACATCTTGTCCTGGTAGAAAAGCAAGTTACGTCCCAAAGACCCCGGCTGCCCACCTTCTAGACCCCACGGTCTGGTATGCCTTCTCTCCGTTTGAATGGAGATGCTGCAGCCGTCCACTAGAGTCTCTATTTCGCGTATTATACCATCCCCGCCCCGCCATTTGCCTTCTCCACCACTGTTCTCTCTGATGGAATACCGTCTGACACGTAGCGGGTATGAGTTCTCGAGGGATTCTATCGGCGTATTGAGCGTATTTGTCATGTGCGTATGAATGCCGTCTGATCCATGAATCCCTTTTGCAGCACCAGCTCCGCCACCAATGGTTTCGTAGAAGGAGAACATACCACCATCACCTGCAAGTTCTCCGCCAATAGATAGATTGTTCATTGTTCCTTGGCTTGCCGCGGGAACGATGCTAGGGTCTATTTGAGCCATAGCTCCAAGAATGCTGTCTACGACGCGCTGTGTGGTTTCGACATTCCCAGCTGCTACTGCAGCAGGATACTGTGGGTTCAAAAGCGAACCTTCTGGTATATTCGCTTCTATTCCCCTCCAGCAACCTTCATTCACAGGGATATCCTTTCCGAACAATGTTATGAATACGTAATATACTGCCGATAATGACGATGCTATCGGACAATTCACGTTGCCTTCAACCTGGTCTGTGGTTCCAGTGAAATCTACATTCACATGGTCATCATGAAACGACAGATGAACCCTGATATCTAGGAACCAGTTTCCGGCGCCATCGCTATCAACCACGTCTGTGAATTCGCCTTCGAGCCCCGAGTAGGATTTCATATTTGATTGAATACGTTCAGCAGAGTAGTCTCGTAGATTTTGAAAGGATGTGAGTAAAGTAGACCAGCCATGCCGAGCTGCTACACTGTTGAGCCGTGTGATTCCAACGTTGTTTGCAGCTATCTGAGCCGAGAGGTCACCATGGCGTTCTTCTGGCGTTCTTGTAGCTTCAAACAAATCAGATATTTTCTTCTCTTGGAGA
This genomic interval carries:
- a CDS encoding hydantoinase B/oxoprolinase family protein, with the protein product MIEDPIRFEVIKNALVSCAREMSQALRRTAFSPNIKERRDCSCALFDSEGRLVSQSKDIPVHLGAMPMSVKACINELASNLVEGSMALLNDPFSGGSHLPDLTLVAPVYHEEELVGFVANRAHHADVGGESAGSMPGMSSTIEEEGILIEPRIVVEDNTLQEKKISDLFEATRTPEERHGDLSAQIAANNVGITRLNSVAARHGWSTLLTSFQNLRDYSAERIQSNMKSYSGLEGEFTDVVDSDGAGNWFLDIRVHLSFHDDHVNVDFTGTTDQVEGNVNCPIASSLSAVYYVFITLFGKDIPVNEGCWRGIEANIPEGSLLNPQYPAAVAAGNVETTQRVVDSILGAMAQIDPSIVPAASQGTMNNLSIGGELAGDGGMFSFYETIGGGAGAAKGIHGSDGIHTHMTNTLNTPIESLENSYPLRVRRYSIRENSGGEGKWRGGDGIIREIETLVDGCSISIQTERRHTRPWGLEGGQPGSLGRNLLFYQDKMYQLQAKSTIIAPKGAIIRLETPGGGAWGTGE
- a CDS encoding glutamate--tRNA ligase; translated protein: GTLHVGNARMVILNDYYVKRYGGKLILVFDDTIGSEEKKVEPEAYDLIPEGLEYLGVDWDETVYKSDRLEIFYEYAVDLIKKEEAYVCDCDPELWRNEHKVLSKPCPCRNLSVHENLARWEKMLDGTYPEKGAAVRIKTGMDDPDPAMRDHVILRISEAEHPRVGDRYRVWPMLEYSWGIDDHELGISHIIRGKDLVKEGKIEQHIWRIYGWAEPELIYYGRLKFKDATLSKSRARRKILSGEYTGWKDPRTWSLQSLEHRGIHPDALRKATLDLGLSLNDITFSMKAVYSENRKIRDSDAPRAFFVESPVWISVTDLPDGMGVAEAPIHPDYPERGTREIPLARENEHLDIGIPTRDFKRIPNGELFRLKDLANCRMNKGTNPSARFESFDVKEILDKEGQIIHWVPKGNSIPVELTMVDGSIVEGVGEPSIADLDIGTFLQFERVGFAKIYEKNDAIKLAFAHK